In Lemur catta isolate mLemCat1 chromosome 1, mLemCat1.pri, whole genome shotgun sequence, one DNA window encodes the following:
- the B3GALNT1 gene encoding UDP-GalNAc:beta-1,3-N-acetylgalactosaminyltransferase 1 has protein sequence MAPALLPALPSRMSLRSLKWSLLLLSLLSFLVMWYLSLPHYNVIERVNWMYFYEYEPIYRQDFRFTLREHSNCSHQNPFLVILVTSHPSDVKARQAIRVTWGEKKSWWGYEVLTFFLLGQQAEREDKMLALSLEDEHLLYGDIIRQDFVDTYNNLTLKTIMAFRWVTEFCPNAKYVMKTDTDVFINTGNLVKYLLNLNHSEKFFTGYPLIDNYSYRGFYQKTHISYQEYPFKVFPPYCSGLGYIMSKDLVPRIYEMMGHVKPIKFEDVYVGICLNLLKVDIHIPEDTNLFFLYRIHLDVCQLRRVIAAHGFSSKEIITFWQVMLRNTTCHY, from the coding sequence ATGGCCCCCGCTCTCTTGCCTGCCCTTCCAAGTAGGATGTCCCTGAGATCCCTCAAATGGAGTCTCCTACTGCTGTCACTCCTGAGTTTCCTCGTGATGTGGTACCTCAGCCTTCCCCACTACAATGTGATCGAACGTGTAAACTGGATGTACTTCTACGAGTATGAGCCAATTTACAGACAAGACTTCCGCTTCACACTTCGGGAGCATTCAAACTGCTCTCATCAGAACCCATTTCTGGTCATCCTGGTGACCTCCCACCCCTCAGATGTGAAAGCCAGACAGGCCATTAGAGTCACTTGGGGTGAAAAAAAGTCTTGGTGGGGATATGAGGttcttacatttttcttactAGGCCAACAGGCTGAAAGGGAAGACAAAATGTTAGCATTGTCTTTAGAGGATGAACACCTTCTTTATGGCGATATAATCCGACAAGATTTTGTAGACACGTACAATAACCTGACCTTGAAAACCATTATGGCGTTCAGGTGGGTAACTGAGTTTTGCCCCAATGCCAAGTATGTCATGAAGACAGACACTGATGTTTTCATCAATACTGGGAATTTAGTGAAATATCTTTTAAACCTAAACCACTCAGAGAAGTTTTTCACAGGTTATCCTCTAATTGATAATTATTCCTATAGAGGATTTTACCAAAAAACCCATATTTCATACCAGGAGTATCCTTTCAAGGTGTTCCCTCCCTACTGCAGTGGGTTGGGTTATATAATGTCCAAAGATTTGGTGCCAAGGATTTATGAAATGATGGGTCACGTAAAACCCATCAAGTTTGAAGATGTTTATGTTGGGATCTGTTTGAATTTATTAAAAGTGGACATTCATATTCCAGAAGACAcaaaccttttctttttatatagaaTCCATTTGGATGTCTGTCAACTCAGACGTGTGATTGCAGCCCATGGCTTTTCTTCTAAGGAGATAATCACTTTTTGGCAGGTTATGCTAAGGAACACCACATGTCATTATTAA